One Edaphobacter flagellatus genomic region harbors:
- a CDS encoding HD-GYP domain-containing protein — MGQTSASFRQDKKFANESISLSEVISALSFAIDLTEGAVQGHALRSCLLGMRIADEVGLSAEEKSSLYYALLLKDIGNEEMIGLRCDRGASIVSKLGMGQMAAEAVRSLEEHWDGTGYPKRARGERIPMLARVCAVAQHLDVFSMGRNANVAMETLEQWSGTWFDPQLVRAALSLNSRGALWTHCKSDDSHQMTRAAVLDLDPRSRQQLDDHQIDRICEAFADIVDSKSNFTFRHSMGVAELAYGIAGKLGLSADRVRLVRRAALLHDIGKLSVSNAILDKKTRLTEAEWRVVEKHPGLTRQILELIGPFREIAIVAGEHHEKLDGSGYPNRLLSADISIESRIVAVADVYSALSEDRPYRAGLVHEEIMPIIRALAPRKLDGDCVDAMAALIGDEMEQRFEPVGVGMEELVRACA; from the coding sequence ATGGGCCAGACGTCGGCGTCTTTTCGGCAGGACAAGAAGTTTGCAAACGAATCGATCTCGCTCTCCGAGGTAATCTCGGCCCTTTCCTTTGCAATTGACCTTACGGAGGGTGCCGTTCAGGGGCATGCACTTCGCAGCTGTCTGCTGGGGATGCGTATCGCCGACGAGGTTGGACTAAGCGCAGAAGAGAAGAGCAGCCTTTACTATGCCCTGCTGCTAAAGGACATTGGCAACGAAGAGATGATTGGCCTGCGCTGCGACCGTGGCGCAAGCATTGTCAGCAAACTGGGTATGGGCCAGATGGCGGCAGAGGCCGTCCGAAGTCTTGAAGAACACTGGGACGGTACCGGCTATCCGAAGCGCGCTCGCGGCGAGAGGATTCCTATGCTGGCGCGTGTGTGCGCTGTGGCACAGCATCTGGATGTCTTCTCCATGGGGCGCAATGCCAATGTGGCGATGGAGACGCTGGAGCAGTGGAGTGGGACGTGGTTCGATCCGCAACTGGTGCGTGCGGCACTGTCGCTGAACAGCCGCGGAGCGCTATGGACGCACTGCAAATCGGATGACAGTCATCAGATGACGCGGGCGGCTGTACTCGATCTCGATCCGCGAAGCAGGCAACAGCTGGACGACCACCAGATCGACCGCATTTGCGAGGCCTTTGCCGATATCGTCGATTCGAAATCGAACTTCACCTTCCGCCACTCGATGGGTGTGGCCGAGCTGGCCTATGGAATTGCAGGCAAACTCGGACTGTCTGCCGATCGCGTTCGGCTGGTGCGCCGCGCAGCCCTGCTGCACGACATCGGAAAGCTGAGCGTATCGAATGCAATTCTGGATAAGAAGACGAGACTGACAGAAGCCGAGTGGCGCGTAGTGGAGAAGCACCCCGGGCTGACACGTCAGATCCTGGAATTGATTGGACCGTTTCGCGAGATCGCTATCGTAGCGGGAGAGCATCACGAGAAGCTGGATGGATCGGGCTATCCGAATCGCCTGCTGTCGGCAGATATCTCGATTGAATCGAGGATTGTAGCTGTTGCCGATGTGTACAGCGCACTTTCAGAGGACCGTCCTTACCGCGCGGGCCTGGTTCACGAAGAGATTATGCCGATTATTCGTGCGCTGGCTCCGCGCAAGCTCGATGGAGATTGTGTGGATGCAATGGCAGCGCTGATCGGCGATGAGATGGAGCAGCGGTTCGAGCCCGTTGGTGTAGGTATGGAAGAGCTGGTTCGAGCCTGCGCGTAA
- a CDS encoding alpha-L-fucosidase yields MFTGYRSWLCCFLVTAVCGVGAVQMAAQGKAIAGENTDFTSSQNKADRDEWFRDQGFGLFIHWSVDSQLGTTISHSLVGASDDYLNRFFNDLPKTFDPTRFDPSEWARLAKLAGARYVVFTTKHHSGFAMYDTKTTPFNIMNTPFHRDATAEILKAFKDQGIAPGVYFSPDDFYWLYKHGKTIQRGIEDVQPSHNPGLLDYDSAQLRELLTNYGPVDVLFFDGEATSLRQLAWKLQPNIVVTRGAMRTPEQTIPGQAFDEPWEANETMGDAWQYQPQLDRYKSGHQLIHGLIETRAKGGNMLLNIGPKPNGELAIEQEDRLREIATWMFVNSEAIYATRPWIITNEGDIWFTKKKDGSTLYAIVDSSVPWKRGQWHDLVLHSVKATAKTEVSVLGANGKVLEYAPNVVPQTTFHMESDGLHIHTMKSQRIWDITEWPNPLVIRLTNVEPALVPPRVKTGSYQWGGSEGSLKLEGELLDMAGAKSLEVGFEYRSIVGEDVHSRTAPWTATKTQTITGPGRFSAIVDISPTGRYEFRAVVRHPLLSLYGAETTIRPAAGH; encoded by the coding sequence ATGTTTACTGGCTATCGTTCCTGGCTTTGTTGTTTTCTGGTCACTGCGGTCTGTGGAGTCGGAGCTGTGCAGATGGCTGCCCAGGGTAAGGCGATTGCAGGTGAGAACACGGATTTTACGAGCTCGCAGAACAAAGCTGATCGTGATGAGTGGTTTCGCGACCAGGGGTTTGGGTTGTTCATTCACTGGAGTGTCGATAGCCAGCTTGGTACGACGATCAGTCATTCGCTTGTAGGAGCGTCGGACGATTACCTGAATCGCTTCTTCAATGACTTGCCGAAGACGTTCGATCCGACGAGGTTCGATCCGTCGGAGTGGGCGCGACTGGCGAAGCTTGCGGGAGCGCGCTATGTCGTGTTCACGACGAAGCACCACTCGGGCTTTGCGATGTATGACACGAAGACGACACCGTTCAACATCATGAATACGCCGTTCCATCGCGATGCGACGGCGGAGATTCTGAAGGCGTTCAAGGACCAGGGCATCGCTCCCGGCGTGTACTTTTCACCGGACGATTTTTACTGGCTCTACAAGCACGGGAAGACGATCCAGCGTGGTATCGAGGATGTGCAGCCAAGCCATAATCCGGGACTGCTGGACTATGACAGCGCCCAGCTACGTGAGTTGCTGACGAACTACGGACCAGTGGATGTGCTCTTCTTCGACGGCGAAGCGACCAGCCTGCGACAGCTCGCGTGGAAGCTACAGCCGAATATCGTGGTGACACGCGGCGCTATGCGGACGCCGGAGCAGACGATTCCGGGGCAGGCCTTCGATGAACCCTGGGAGGCGAACGAGACGATGGGCGATGCGTGGCAGTATCAGCCGCAGCTGGACCGCTACAAATCGGGCCATCAGCTGATTCACGGGCTGATTGAGACGCGCGCCAAGGGCGGCAATATGCTGCTGAACATCGGGCCAAAGCCGAACGGTGAGCTGGCAATCGAGCAGGAGGACCGGCTGCGCGAGATTGCGACATGGATGTTTGTGAATTCGGAGGCGATCTACGCAACCCGGCCCTGGATCATCACCAACGAAGGCGACATCTGGTTTACGAAGAAGAAGGACGGCAGCACGCTGTATGCCATTGTCGATTCGTCCGTGCCGTGGAAGCGCGGGCAATGGCATGATCTTGTTCTGCACTCGGTGAAGGCGACGGCGAAGACCGAGGTCAGCGTGCTGGGAGCGAATGGCAAGGTGCTGGAGTACGCCCCGAACGTGGTGCCGCAGACGACCTTCCACATGGAGAGCGATGGGCTGCACATTCACACGATGAAGTCGCAGCGAATATGGGATATTACGGAATGGCCGAATCCGCTGGTGATCAGGCTGACCAATGTGGAGCCGGCACTGGTGCCTCCGCGCGTCAAGACGGGCAGCTACCAGTGGGGTGGAAGCGAGGGCTCGCTGAAGCTGGAGGGCGAGCTGCTGGACATGGCCGGGGCGAAGTCTCTGGAGGTCGGGTTCGAGTACCGGTCCATTGTCGGCGAAGACGTCCATTCGAGAACGGCTCCCTGGACGGCGACCAAGACGCAGACGATAACTGGGCCTGGGCGATTTTCGGCTATTGTGGATATTTCGCCAACCGGCCGGTATGAGTTTCGCGCGGTCGTCCGTCACCCACTGCTGTCGCTTTACGGAGCGGAAACGACGATTCGGCCAGCAGCCGGGCATTAG